One Rhodococcus sp. P1Y DNA window includes the following coding sequences:
- a CDS encoding short-chain fatty acyl-CoA regulator family protein, protein MQKIYAGSRLRRLREERRLTQLALAKTLGLSPSYLNQLENDQRPLTVPVLLKLNSMFELDPTFFATDTDARLVADLQDVLSETTDAVSSAEVQELVSRMPAVGHTLVELHRRLYAATEQIERMSLGLEGTVVADSGRVPMPYEEVRDFFYDRRNHVAELDSAAEGMFRGRGLSIGALDLQLSEIMSREHGVTVSIRDDLPGALGPKRSYDGNTLLLARRLTAGQRAYQIATQLAFLAHSALIDTLVDQANGLTPQSRELARVGLANYFAGALLLPYSTFLAAAESLRYDIDLLSLTFEVGFETVCHRLSTLQRPGSKGVPFFFVRTDRAGNISKRQSATAFHFSRVGGSCPLWVVHDAFATPGQIRTQVAEMPDARTYLWIARTTRSGGLGYRAPEKNFAIGLGCDIAHASKLVYADDLPGAVTPIGPGCKVCERHSCAQRAFPQLGKSLLVDESVSTDLPYPYS, encoded by the coding sequence GTGCAGAAGATCTACGCGGGGAGCAGGCTCAGGAGGCTGCGGGAAGAACGACGCCTGACTCAGCTGGCGTTGGCGAAGACGCTCGGCCTCTCACCCAGCTATCTGAACCAGCTGGAGAACGATCAACGTCCGCTGACCGTCCCGGTTCTGTTGAAGCTGAACTCGATGTTCGAGCTCGACCCCACGTTCTTCGCCACTGATACCGATGCTCGGCTCGTTGCGGATCTGCAGGACGTGCTCAGTGAGACCACTGATGCGGTGTCCTCGGCCGAGGTGCAGGAGTTGGTGTCCAGAATGCCAGCTGTGGGGCACACGCTCGTCGAACTTCATCGACGTCTGTATGCCGCGACCGAACAGATCGAGCGCATGTCCTTGGGGCTCGAGGGAACGGTCGTAGCCGACTCGGGCAGGGTGCCGATGCCCTACGAGGAGGTTCGTGACTTCTTCTATGATCGTCGAAACCACGTAGCGGAGTTGGACTCTGCGGCGGAGGGTATGTTTCGGGGGCGTGGGCTGAGCATCGGTGCCCTGGATCTGCAGTTGTCCGAGATCATGTCGCGTGAGCACGGGGTCACCGTGTCGATTCGTGACGATCTTCCGGGTGCATTGGGCCCCAAGCGTTCCTACGATGGGAATACGCTTCTTCTTGCTCGCAGGCTCACAGCGGGTCAACGTGCCTACCAGATCGCAACCCAACTTGCGTTTCTCGCGCATTCGGCGTTGATCGACACGCTCGTCGATCAAGCAAACGGCCTGACACCGCAATCGCGCGAACTTGCTCGGGTCGGTCTCGCCAACTACTTCGCGGGTGCACTGTTGTTGCCGTACAGCACGTTTCTCGCTGCCGCGGAGTCCCTGCGATACGACATCGATCTGCTTTCGCTGACCTTCGAGGTCGGGTTCGAGACGGTGTGCCACCGGCTGTCGACGCTACAGCGGCCAGGGAGCAAGGGCGTTCCATTCTTCTTCGTGCGTACCGATCGCGCCGGCAACATCTCCAAGCGTCAATCCGCGACAGCGTTCCATTTCTCCCGGGTCGGTGGAAGCTGCCCGCTGTGGGTGGTGCACGACGCGTTCGCCACCCCGGGGCAGATTCGCACCCAGGTCGCCGAGATGCCCGATGCCAGAACGTACCTGTGGATCGCGCGCACGACCCGAAGTGGCGGACTTGGCTATCGCGCACCGGAGAAGAACTTCGCCATCGGACTCGGGTGCGACATCGCGCACGCGAGCAAACTCGTGTACGCCGACGATCTCCCCGGCGCGGTCACACCCATCGGTCCAGGGTGCAAAGTGTGCGAGCGTCATTCGTGCGCGCAGCGTGCCTTTCCTCAGTTGGGTAAATCGTTGCTCGTAGACGAAAGCGTGAGCACGGATCTGCCGTATCCGTATTCCTGA
- the prpD gene encoding 2-methylcitrate dehydratase PrpD, with amino-acid sequence MKTHLVRTRRSAEDFPRSEHLAWKIAEVAADTVDVPEATAEMIVNRIIDNAAVAAASIARKPVTSARSQAQAHPYSPGSTVFGIAGNYSPEWAAWANGVAVRELDFHDTFLAAEYSHPGDNIPPILAVAQHAGRSGRDLIRGLATGYEIQIDLVRAISLHEHKIDHVAHLGPSAAAGIGTLLGLDTETIYQAVGQALHTTTATRQSRKGAISSWKAYAPALAGKVAVEAVDRALRGEGAPSPIWEGEDGVIAWLLGGPDAEYHVPLPGPGEYKRGILDSYTKEHSAEYQSQAPIDLARRMRSAIEDLDQIEKIVLHTSHHTHYVIGTGSNDPQKFDPTASRETLDHSVMYIFAVALEDGEWHHERSYAPERAQRPGTVALWQKISTAEDPEWTRRYHSQDPDEKAFGARAEITLKDGTVIVDELAVADAHPLGAKPFTREQYVAKFRTLADGVVAPDEQDRFLDAAQDTLDLAAGELDQLTFTVSEDVLARAPKTPKGIF; translated from the coding sequence GTGAAGACCCATCTCGTTCGTACCCGCCGATCGGCCGAGGACTTTCCTCGGTCGGAGCACCTCGCGTGGAAGATCGCCGAAGTCGCGGCCGACACCGTCGACGTACCCGAGGCAACAGCCGAGATGATTGTCAACCGCATCATCGACAACGCTGCCGTCGCCGCTGCATCCATCGCACGGAAGCCGGTCACCAGCGCGCGATCCCAGGCACAGGCTCATCCCTACAGTCCAGGTTCCACTGTGTTCGGCATCGCCGGAAACTACTCGCCTGAATGGGCAGCGTGGGCGAACGGCGTCGCGGTCCGCGAACTCGACTTCCACGACACCTTCCTGGCCGCCGAGTACTCGCACCCCGGCGACAACATTCCACCGATCCTCGCGGTCGCGCAGCACGCGGGGCGGTCGGGGCGCGACCTCATCCGAGGCCTGGCGACCGGGTACGAGATCCAGATCGATCTTGTTCGAGCAATCTCGTTGCACGAGCACAAGATCGATCACGTCGCACATCTCGGTCCCTCCGCTGCGGCAGGCATCGGCACGCTCCTCGGCCTGGACACCGAGACCATCTACCAAGCCGTCGGACAAGCACTTCATACGACGACGGCTACCCGCCAGTCACGCAAGGGCGCCATCTCCAGTTGGAAGGCGTACGCCCCGGCACTGGCCGGGAAGGTCGCCGTCGAAGCAGTCGACCGCGCATTGCGTGGCGAGGGCGCACCGTCGCCGATCTGGGAGGGCGAGGACGGTGTCATCGCGTGGCTTCTCGGAGGTCCCGACGCCGAATATCATGTGCCACTGCCCGGCCCGGGTGAATACAAACGTGGAATTCTCGACAGCTACACCAAGGAGCACTCCGCCGAGTATCAGAGCCAGGCACCCATCGATCTCGCTCGTCGGATGCGTTCGGCCATCGAGGATCTCGATCAGATCGAGAAAATCGTCCTGCACACCAGCCACCACACGCACTACGTCATCGGCACCGGCTCCAACGACCCGCAGAAGTTCGACCCCACGGCGTCCCGCGAGACCCTCGACCACTCGGTCATGTACATCTTCGCCGTCGCGCTGGAGGACGGCGAGTGGCATCACGAGCGATCGTACGCACCCGAACGAGCGCAGCGGCCCGGCACAGTTGCTCTGTGGCAGAAGATCTCCACTGCAGAGGACCCCGAGTGGACCCGTCGATACCACTCCCAGGATCCCGACGAGAAGGCGTTCGGCGCCCGTGCCGAGATCACGTTGAAGGACGGCACGGTCATCGTCGACGAACTCGCGGTTGCCGACGCACATCCTCTGGGTGCCAAGCCATTTACGCGTGAGCAGTACGTTGCCAAGTTCCGGACACTGGCCGACGGTGTCGTCGCCCCCGACGAGCAGGACCGTTTCCTCGACGCGGCCCAGGACACTCTCGACCTGGCCGCTGGCGAACTGGATCAACTTACGTTCACCGTCTCCGAAGATGTGCTCGCACGAGCGCCGAAGACCCCGAAGGGCATCTTCTGA
- the prpB gene encoding methylisocitrate lyase codes for MSGLIAAATSAQQKRIDFRTGLTSGTIQRLPGAFSPLVAKLVQEIGFEGVYVSGAVVSADLGLPDIGLTTLTEVADRGQQIARVTDLPVLIDADTGFGEPMSAARTITVLEDAGIAGCHLEDQVNPKRCGHLDGKSVVPPDLMVQRIRAAVSARRDPNFVICARTDAAGIEGIDSAIERAKAYADAGADLIFTEALTDESEFAKFRGAVDTPLLANMTEFGKSELIGADVLQELGYNAVIYPVTTLRLAMFAVENGLREIASTGTQAASIDRMQHRSRLYELLDYERYNEFDQGIFTYPRDAR; via the coding sequence ATGTCGGGTCTGATTGCCGCAGCAACCTCCGCACAGCAGAAGCGCATCGACTTCAGGACCGGACTGACGTCGGGGACGATTCAGCGGCTACCTGGTGCGTTTTCACCGCTGGTGGCAAAGCTCGTGCAGGAGATCGGGTTCGAGGGTGTGTACGTCTCCGGAGCCGTCGTCTCGGCCGATCTCGGCCTACCGGACATCGGGCTGACCACGCTCACCGAAGTGGCCGACCGCGGTCAACAGATCGCCCGCGTCACCGATCTCCCGGTACTCATCGACGCCGACACCGGTTTCGGTGAACCGATGAGCGCTGCACGGACGATCACCGTTCTCGAGGACGCGGGTATTGCCGGCTGCCATCTCGAGGACCAGGTCAACCCCAAGCGCTGCGGGCATCTCGACGGTAAGTCCGTGGTCCCGCCGGATCTCATGGTCCAGCGCATCAGGGCCGCGGTCTCCGCTCGGCGCGACCCGAACTTCGTCATCTGCGCTCGCACCGATGCTGCGGGCATCGAGGGCATCGATTCCGCGATCGAGCGCGCCAAGGCTTACGCCGACGCCGGGGCCGATCTCATCTTCACCGAGGCGCTCACGGACGAATCGGAATTCGCGAAGTTCCGCGGTGCTGTCGACACACCGTTGCTGGCCAACATGACCGAGTTCGGCAAGTCCGAGCTGATCGGCGCGGACGTACTGCAGGAGCTCGGTTACAACGCGGTGATCTATCCCGTCACGACGCTGCGATTGGCGATGTTCGCCGTCGAGAACGGCCTCCGCGAAATCGCCTCCACCGGAACGCAGGCCGCGTCCATCGACCGAATGCAACACCGCAGCAGGCTGTACGAACTACTCGACTACGAACGCTACAACGAGTTCGACCAAGGAATTTTCACCTACCCGAGGGATGCGCGATGA
- a CDS encoding bifunctional 2-methylcitrate synthase/citrate synthase, with translation MSYPTTRALLAETTTIHKGLAGVVVDRTAISKVVPETNSLTYRGYAVQDLAEHCSFEDVAYLLWNGELPNPAQLELFSQRERAFRRADRSMLSLLTKMPDNCHPMDVVRTAISYLGAEDPAEDDNSPQANLLKALRMTAVLPTIVAADHRRRHGLDPIAPHSHLGFAENFLYMCFGSVPDAKIVKAFEVSLILYAEHSFNASTFAARVVTSTLSDIYSAVTAAIGALKGPLHGGANEAVMHDMLEISEPHLAEQWLLGKLAAKDKVMGFGHRVYKNGDSRVPTMRAAFHEVAEVTNGRKWVRMYDVLERTMNDATGIKPNLDFPTGPTYYLMGFDIEVFTPIFVMSRITGWTAHIIEQGASNALIRPLSEYSGVAQRFVVA, from the coding sequence ATGAGCTACCCGACCACCCGAGCCTTACTCGCCGAAACTACGACCATCCACAAGGGACTGGCGGGCGTCGTCGTCGACCGCACGGCAATCTCCAAGGTGGTACCCGAGACCAACTCGCTGACCTACCGGGGGTATGCCGTCCAGGACCTCGCCGAGCACTGCAGCTTCGAAGACGTTGCGTATCTGTTGTGGAACGGTGAACTTCCCAATCCCGCGCAGCTCGAACTGTTCTCGCAACGCGAGCGGGCTTTCCGCCGGGCGGACAGGTCGATGCTGTCACTGCTGACCAAGATGCCGGACAACTGCCATCCGATGGACGTGGTGCGTACCGCGATCAGCTACCTCGGCGCCGAGGACCCTGCCGAGGACGACAACTCGCCGCAGGCCAATCTGCTCAAGGCTCTGCGCATGACCGCAGTGCTGCCAACCATCGTCGCTGCGGATCATCGCCGACGGCACGGGCTCGATCCCATCGCGCCTCACTCACATTTGGGCTTCGCCGAGAACTTCCTCTACATGTGTTTCGGCAGTGTCCCCGACGCGAAGATCGTCAAGGCCTTCGAGGTCTCGTTGATTCTCTACGCCGAGCACAGCTTCAATGCCTCGACGTTCGCGGCCCGCGTGGTCACCTCGACTCTGTCGGACATCTACAGCGCGGTCACCGCAGCGATCGGTGCGCTCAAGGGCCCACTGCACGGAGGCGCCAATGAAGCCGTCATGCACGACATGCTCGAGATCTCCGAACCGCATCTCGCCGAGCAGTGGCTTTTGGGCAAGCTCGCCGCCAAGGACAAGGTGATGGGCTTCGGACACCGGGTGTACAAGAACGGCGACTCCCGCGTCCCGACGATGCGTGCGGCGTTCCACGAGGTCGCCGAGGTGACCAACGGGCGCAAATGGGTACGGATGTACGACGTGCTCGAACGAACGATGAACGACGCGACGGGGATCAAGCCGAATCTCGATTTCCCCACTGGGCCGACCTATTACCTGATGGGCTTCGACATCGAGGTGTTCACGCCCATTTTCGTCATGAGCCGTATCACCGGCTGGACCGCACACATCATCGAGCAAGGTGCGTCCAACGCACTGATCCGGCCGCTGAGCGAGTACTCCGGGGTGGCTCAGCGCTTCGTGGTGGCCTGA
- a CDS encoding HNH endonuclease signature motif containing protein has protein sequence MHKLGDLKGVDALSDIEVATALTQVVHIQNQASADKYALLEQFARRGLNLRAGHSSASHYLAAGTRVALGNASRQIDTAAWLTRHPTVLEALSNSDIHDAHVKEIYDGHDTIRKSDPTLTEERLGVAVADLLATAIESTAGQVKHRAQVLGHAAADDVRARYEQALRRQRERAEREAAERAEQAAEEQGQPVPDTDEDDDDDEELLVKPPPVPVSENAALNTFDLYLQSNGRTTIRGDVDTVLAQKLHASLSPFSKPQPAPDGTRDPRSASKRRADALSQLLDQRSGEGHSAGLGRPPATVNVTVNLRDLLADRFSASDGPDPGVTHPSGGEASKSAPSMGDPDWPFNLEWTGPISHSLARLLACDADLHPIVLDNNDVPLSMGGRVRLATPGQRAAVTVRDKCCIRCGMPARWCQVHHIVFWEDGGPTDLTNLVLLCGDCHRLVHNHGWGVKFGDDGHPCVIPPATIDPERKPIPSFHRQRRPAA, from the coding sequence ATGCACAAGTTGGGGGACTTGAAGGGCGTCGACGCACTCTCGGACATCGAGGTCGCGACGGCACTGACTCAGGTCGTCCATATCCAGAACCAGGCTTCCGCCGACAAATACGCACTCCTCGAACAGTTCGCCCGACGAGGCTTGAACCTGAGGGCCGGGCACTCCAGCGCATCGCATTACCTCGCCGCAGGCACACGCGTCGCCCTCGGCAACGCCAGCCGACAAATCGACACGGCAGCCTGGCTCACTCGGCACCCCACCGTCCTGGAAGCGCTCTCCAACAGCGACATCCACGACGCGCACGTCAAAGAGATCTACGACGGCCACGACACCATCCGCAAGTCGGACCCAACTCTGACCGAAGAACGCCTGGGCGTGGCCGTCGCCGATCTTCTCGCGACCGCAATCGAGAGCACTGCAGGCCAAGTCAAGCACCGAGCGCAAGTGCTCGGTCACGCTGCCGCTGACGACGTCCGCGCACGCTACGAACAGGCGTTACGAAGACAGCGCGAACGCGCCGAACGCGAAGCCGCCGAGCGCGCCGAACAGGCAGCGGAGGAACAAGGCCAGCCCGTGCCCGACACCGACGAAGATGACGACGATGACGAGGAACTTCTCGTCAAGCCACCGCCGGTACCGGTGTCGGAAAACGCGGCGCTGAACACCTTCGACCTCTACCTCCAGTCCAACGGACGTACGACGATCAGAGGCGACGTCGACACAGTCCTCGCCCAGAAACTTCACGCATCGCTCTCGCCGTTCTCGAAGCCTCAACCGGCACCCGACGGCACCCGCGATCCCAGAAGTGCTTCGAAACGACGAGCCGACGCGCTGTCGCAGTTACTCGATCAACGCAGCGGCGAAGGACACTCAGCAGGGCTGGGCAGACCACCCGCTACGGTCAACGTCACCGTCAACCTGCGAGACCTGCTTGCAGACAGGTTCTCCGCGTCGGACGGTCCCGACCCTGGAGTAACTCACCCCAGCGGGGGCGAAGCGAGCAAATCCGCACCGTCCATGGGTGATCCCGACTGGCCGTTCAACCTCGAATGGACCGGGCCGATCAGCCACAGCCTCGCCCGCCTCCTTGCTTGCGACGCTGATCTGCACCCAATAGTGCTGGATAACAACGATGTTCCGCTGTCCATGGGAGGCCGAGTCCGACTCGCCACACCTGGACAACGCGCAGCGGTCACTGTCCGCGACAAATGCTGCATCAGGTGCGGTATGCCCGCACGTTGGTGCCAAGTGCACCACATCGTGTTCTGGGAGGACGGAGGCCCGACGGATCTGACCAACCTGGTCCTCCTCTGCGGTGACTGCCACCGACTCGTCCACAACCATGGATGGGGTGTGAAGTTCGGCGACGACGGCCACCCTTGCGTCATCCCACCCGCCACCATCGACCCCGAACGAAAACCGATACCCAGCTTTCACCGACAACGACGTCCCGCCGCATAG
- a CDS encoding carboxymuconolactone decarboxylase family protein, translating to MTTRINLPSVSPAVYKAIVALDAASREGIDPVLAELIKIRASQLNGCAFCLHMHTSDARAAGESEERLALISVWRDATNFFDEKEQAVLAFTEQVTLVSQGGVSDEVYDRVAEHFDEHQIGQLLAQIITINAWNRNAISTHMVPGVKNVSAAV from the coding sequence ATGACAACACGAATCAATCTCCCGTCCGTCTCACCCGCCGTCTACAAGGCAATCGTCGCGCTCGACGCTGCGAGTCGAGAGGGTATCGACCCGGTACTGGCCGAGCTGATCAAGATCCGGGCGTCCCAGCTCAACGGATGTGCATTCTGCCTGCATATGCACACGAGCGACGCACGCGCAGCAGGCGAGAGCGAGGAGCGTCTCGCCCTGATCTCGGTATGGCGTGACGCCACCAACTTCTTCGACGAGAAGGAGCAAGCCGTACTTGCTTTCACCGAGCAGGTCACGCTCGTCTCGCAGGGCGGTGTGTCGGACGAGGTTTACGACCGAGTCGCTGAGCACTTCGACGAGCACCAGATCGGTCAACTTCTCGCCCAGATCATCACCATCAACGCGTGGAATCGAAATGCGATTTCGACCCACATGGTGCCTGGAGTGAAGAACGTGTCGGCCGCCGTGTAA
- the pdxR gene encoding MocR-like pyridoxine biosynthesis transcription factor PdxR: protein MAEIEVNSGIDLHLDLAQDGSRRAALGAALRDAVTSGRLEPGTTLPSYRTLARDLSIARNTVAETYAELVSEGWLEARQGSGTRVAHRARAVTSTTAIPRPEIRPRYDLRPGRPDPGGFPRSVWLAASKRAVNGAPTEAFGPGDPHGRIELRRALADYLARTRGVQVDPRRIVVCSGFSQAADILTQLRATGPFALESYGLPYHRMVFEKAGATSPVDIDENGCCTDKLELADARTLVLTPSHQFPTGSPLHPARRTEAIRWAREHDGLIVEDDYDGEFRYDRTPVGAMQSLDPDRVLYIGSASKSLSPGIRVGWMVVPEHLLDAILAVKGVREATVGVIDQLTLADMIASGAYDRHVRAMRLKYRRRRDMLVDALEERAPHIGTMGISAGLQAVLTLPEDTEDAVLARAGEVGIALEGLAWFRHPNTRDDIGDGVLAGFAAPSDNSYAAAVDALVGVLASTDPNRRRG, encoded by the coding sequence ATGGCTGAAATCGAGGTCAATTCGGGAATCGATCTACACCTCGATCTCGCTCAGGATGGCTCACGCAGAGCCGCACTCGGCGCAGCCCTGCGCGATGCCGTCACCTCGGGTCGACTCGAACCCGGCACCACTCTGCCGTCCTATCGAACACTTGCCCGGGACCTGTCGATTGCACGCAACACCGTCGCGGAGACCTACGCCGAACTCGTTTCCGAAGGCTGGCTCGAAGCGCGGCAAGGATCCGGCACACGCGTCGCCCACCGGGCACGAGCAGTGACGTCGACGACCGCGATTCCGCGTCCGGAGATACGCCCTAGATACGATCTCCGCCCGGGGCGGCCGGACCCGGGCGGATTTCCGAGGTCGGTCTGGCTCGCGGCGTCCAAACGGGCGGTGAACGGGGCTCCGACGGAGGCTTTCGGACCCGGAGATCCGCACGGCCGCATAGAGTTACGGCGAGCGCTCGCCGACTACCTTGCACGCACTAGAGGAGTCCAAGTCGATCCACGCCGCATCGTCGTGTGCTCCGGATTCTCGCAGGCAGCCGACATCCTGACGCAGCTACGAGCGACCGGCCCGTTCGCGCTGGAATCCTACGGACTTCCTTACCACCGCATGGTGTTCGAGAAGGCCGGCGCGACCAGCCCCGTGGACATCGACGAGAATGGTTGCTGCACCGACAAACTGGAGCTCGCCGATGCCCGCACGCTCGTTCTCACTCCGAGTCACCAGTTTCCTACCGGCTCGCCGTTGCATCCCGCGAGACGAACCGAAGCCATCAGGTGGGCCAGGGAACACGACGGGCTGATAGTCGAAGACGACTACGACGGCGAGTTCCGCTACGACCGAACTCCGGTCGGCGCGATGCAAAGTCTGGATCCGGATCGTGTGTTGTACATCGGGTCTGCGTCCAAGAGCCTCTCTCCCGGCATCCGTGTGGGCTGGATGGTCGTACCCGAGCACCTTCTCGACGCAATCCTTGCGGTCAAAGGTGTGCGCGAGGCCACCGTGGGTGTCATCGATCAACTGACACTCGCGGACATGATCGCCAGCGGAGCCTACGACCGTCACGTCCGCGCGATGCGCCTGAAGTATCGACGCCGTCGAGACATGTTGGTCGACGCGCTGGAGGAGCGGGCACCGCACATTGGAACCATGGGCATCTCCGCTGGGCTGCAGGCTGTACTGACCCTGCCCGAGGACACCGAGGACGCGGTCCTCGCGCGGGCAGGCGAGGTGGGAATCGCGCTCGAGGGACTCGCCTGGTTTCGACACCCGAACACCCGGGACGATATCGGCGACGGTGTACTCGCGGGCTTCGCCGCACCCAGCGACAATTCCTACGCCGCCGCAGTGGACGCCCTCGTCGGTGTCCTCGCCTCTACAGACCCAAACCGGCGGAGAGGGTAG
- a CDS encoding alpha/beta hydrolase, translating to MVVSVLLLGSAASVGVVHAQPGSATVEHLEPSSPTLTMLSVHSPSMDRTIDVQVLTPEVKKGPRPTLYMLSGIGEEDPSNSMWLRKGGAAEFFRDKNVNVVLPLAGPGSFYADWQKDDPKLGRYQWETFLTQELPPLIDEQFDGNGRNGIAGLSMGAQSAMMLASRNPALYSAVAAYSGCFASAELAGQGSMRGIVSAFGGDANNMFGGPLDPDWAAHDVLVNAEGLRGKSIYVSVGTGLPGRYEKFETAKDWDIVLVGGAIEVGANYCTHRLDDRLRQLSIPATFDFETVGTHSWAYWVDQLPKSWPTLSAGLGL from the coding sequence ATGGTCGTGTCGGTGCTTCTGCTCGGAAGCGCGGCGTCGGTCGGAGTGGTGCACGCCCAGCCCGGGTCTGCCACCGTCGAGCATCTGGAACCCTCGAGCCCCACCTTGACCATGCTGTCGGTCCACTCGCCCAGCATGGACCGGACCATCGATGTCCAGGTCCTGACGCCGGAGGTGAAGAAGGGTCCGCGGCCCACCCTGTACATGCTCAGCGGGATCGGCGAGGAGGACCCGTCGAACAGTATGTGGTTGCGTAAAGGTGGCGCCGCAGAGTTCTTCCGCGACAAGAACGTGAACGTCGTCCTTCCCCTCGCGGGCCCGGGAAGTTTCTATGCCGACTGGCAGAAGGACGACCCGAAACTCGGCCGCTACCAGTGGGAAACCTTTCTCACCCAAGAGCTTCCGCCGCTGATCGACGAACAGTTCGACGGCAACGGCCGCAACGGCATTGCGGGACTGTCGATGGGCGCGCAATCGGCGATGATGCTCGCCTCCCGCAATCCGGCACTGTACTCCGCAGTCGCGGCCTACAGCGGATGCTTCGCGTCGGCCGAGCTGGCCGGGCAGGGCAGCATGCGTGGGATCGTCTCGGCCTTCGGCGGCGACGCGAACAACATGTTCGGCGGACCGCTCGATCCCGATTGGGCTGCGCACGACGTGTTGGTCAACGCAGAAGGATTGCGTGGCAAGTCGATCTACGTCTCGGTGGGAACCGGCCTTCCTGGGCGCTACGAGAAGTTCGAGACCGCCAAGGACTGGGACATCGTTCTTGTCGGAGGTGCCATCGAAGTCGGTGCCAACTACTGCACGCACCGGCTCGACGACCGTCTACGTCAGCTCTCGATCCCTGCCACGTTCGACTTCGAAACCGTCGGTACCCACTCGTGGGCGTACTGGGTCGACCAACTTCCGAAGAGCTGGCCTACCCTCTCCGCCGGTTTGGGTCTGTAG
- a CDS encoding LLM class F420-dependent oxidoreductase, with the protein MELGLHIADFTFPGGPTTLADDLERVAVAAEDNGFAKISVMDHLWQIEPVGPIDTEMLEAYTALGFLAAVTKKVDLLAWVTATVYREPGLLAKAVTTLDVLSKGRAYLGIGAAWNEDESVGMGLRFPPTAERFERLEETLQICLQMWSENEGPFEGKHYQLGRTMNVPQPLRRPHPPILIGGGGEKKTLRLVAQYAQACNLFGGPEVAHKLEVLKGHCDTLGTDYDAIEKTVMFPLDPGADGANVDTILTQLEGLSKLGVTHVHGWVPQVASITPLDILGKQVIPVIAEW; encoded by the coding sequence ATGGAACTAGGACTGCACATTGCCGATTTCACCTTTCCTGGTGGCCCGACCACCCTCGCCGACGACCTGGAGCGTGTGGCGGTGGCCGCCGAGGACAACGGCTTCGCGAAAATCAGCGTCATGGACCACCTGTGGCAGATCGAGCCGGTCGGTCCGATCGACACCGAGATGCTCGAGGCCTACACGGCCCTCGGCTTTCTCGCGGCCGTGACGAAGAAGGTCGATCTGCTCGCGTGGGTCACGGCCACCGTCTATCGCGAGCCAGGACTGCTCGCAAAGGCCGTGACCACGCTCGACGTACTGTCGAAGGGTCGGGCGTACCTCGGTATCGGCGCAGCCTGGAACGAGGACGAAAGCGTCGGCATGGGCCTGCGATTCCCTCCCACCGCCGAGCGGTTCGAACGCCTCGAGGAAACACTGCAGATCTGTCTGCAGATGTGGAGTGAGAACGAAGGACCATTCGAGGGCAAGCACTACCAACTCGGGCGCACGATGAACGTCCCCCAACCGCTACGCCGGCCGCATCCGCCGATCCTCATCGGCGGCGGCGGAGAGAAGAAGACACTTCGCCTGGTCGCGCAGTACGCGCAGGCGTGCAACCTGTTCGGTGGCCCGGAGGTCGCCCACAAGTTGGAGGTCTTGAAGGGTCACTGCGACACCCTGGGCACCGACTACGACGCGATCGAGAAAACCGTCATGTTCCCGCTCGACCCAGGTGCCGATGGCGCCAACGTCGACACGATCCTCACGCAATTGGAGGGTCTGTCGAAGCTCGGAGTCACCCACGTCCACGGCTGGGTACCTCAGGTCGCGTCGATCACGCCGCTCGACATCCTCGGTAAGCAGGTGATTCCAGTAATCGCCGAGTGGTGA